Proteins encoded together in one Polaribacter reichenbachii window:
- a CDS encoding ATP-binding protein, translating to MLFNQIIGQEHIKKHLQTSAENGRIPHAQLFVGKEGCGTLPMAIAYAQFLLCNFSDNVDACNLKCNKLQHPDLHFAFPVTTNDSVKKHPVSNLFLEDWREFIETQLYGSLFNWLQHIGVENKQGLIGVDEAEAVVKKLKLKSYEGGFKVMIIWMAEKMNIAAANKLLKLIEEPPEKTVFLLITENEEQIINTIKSRCQALHFPALSEQDIANALVVNHQVDDNKAANIAHQAEGNFNKALHLLHNDSSDLVFEEWFVTWIRTAFKAKGNTAVVQQLIGWSESIAKSGRETQKRFLEYCLQFFRQALLLNYKSDNLVFMESKTGFQLSKFAPFVHSGNILDIEKEISEAMYHIERNGNAKIILLDLSMKLTRFLHKKEAKV from the coding sequence ATGCTTTTCAACCAAATTATAGGTCAAGAACACATAAAAAAACATTTGCAAACTTCGGCTGAGAATGGCAGAATTCCGCACGCACAATTATTTGTGGGTAAAGAAGGTTGTGGTACTTTGCCAATGGCAATTGCTTATGCACAATTTTTATTGTGTAATTTTTCTGATAACGTTGATGCTTGTAACCTAAAATGTAACAAACTACAGCACCCAGATTTGCATTTTGCATTCCCAGTAACTACCAATGATTCTGTTAAAAAACACCCAGTTAGTAATCTCTTTTTAGAAGATTGGCGCGAATTTATAGAAACCCAACTCTATGGAAGTTTGTTTAATTGGTTGCAACATATTGGAGTAGAAAATAAGCAAGGTTTAATTGGTGTTGATGAAGCTGAGGCTGTTGTAAAAAAGCTAAAATTAAAAAGTTACGAAGGTGGTTTTAAAGTGATGATTATTTGGATGGCAGAAAAAATGAACATTGCTGCAGCCAATAAATTATTAAAACTGATAGAAGAGCCACCAGAAAAAACTGTTTTTCTGTTGATAACTGAAAACGAAGAACAGATTATAAATACTATAAAATCGCGTTGTCAGGCTTTACATTTTCCTGCTTTATCAGAACAAGATATTGCAAATGCCCTGGTTGTTAATCATCAAGTAGATGATAACAAAGCTGCAAATATTGCACACCAAGCAGAAGGAAATTTCAATAAAGCTTTACATCTTTTACATAACGATTCTTCTGATTTGGTTTTTGAAGAATGGTTTGTAACTTGGATTAGAACTGCGTTTAAAGCCAAAGGAAATACCGCTGTTGTTCAGCAATTAATTGGTTGGTCAGAAAGTATAGCAAAATCGGGTAGAGAAACTCAAAAACGTTTTTTAGAGTATTGCTTGCAGTTTTTTAGACAAGCACTTTTACTCAATTACAAGTCAGATAATTTGGTTTTTATGGAATCTAAAACAGGTTTTCAATTGTCTAAATTTGCACCTTTTGTGCATTCTGGAAACATTTTAGATATCGAAAAAGAAATTAGTGAAGCCATGTATCACATAGAAAGAAACGGAAATGCAAAAATTATTCTACTAGATCTTTCTATGAAATTGACGCGGTTTTTGCATAAAAAAGAGGCTAAGGTTTAG
- a CDS encoding phosphoglycerate kinase, which yields MKTLNDFNFKNKKAIIRVDFNVPLNDKFEVTDATRIQAAKPTIIKILEDGGSCVLMSHLGRPKGKQEEFSLKHIVAKVKEIIGVNVKFVDDSIGEKVEEAVANLEDGEILLLENLRFYEEEKKGDVAFAEKLSKLGDIYVNDAFGTAHRAHASTTIIAQFFEDNKCFGSLLAREIESIDKVLNNSEKPVLAILGGAKVSSKITVIENILDKVDHLIIGGGMTFTFVKAQGGSVGDSICEDDKMELALDILKQAKEKGVEVHIPVDVIAADDFSNTANTQVLDVTQIPDGWQGLDAGPKSLAIFDEVVNKSKTILWNGPLGVFEMESFAKGTIALGHSIDNSTKNGAFSLVGGGDSVAAVKQFGFADKVSYVSTGGGAMLEMLEGKSLPGIEAILK from the coding sequence ATGAAAACATTAAACGATTTTAATTTTAAGAATAAAAAAGCAATTATACGTGTAGATTTTAATGTGCCTTTAAATGATAAATTTGAAGTTACTGATGCTACTAGAATTCAGGCTGCAAAACCTACTATTATTAAGATTTTAGAAGATGGAGGAAGCTGTGTTTTAATGTCGCATTTAGGAAGACCAAAAGGCAAACAAGAAGAGTTTTCTTTAAAACACATTGTTGCTAAAGTAAAAGAAATTATTGGCGTAAATGTAAAGTTTGTTGATGATTCTATAGGTGAAAAAGTAGAAGAAGCTGTTGCCAATTTAGAAGATGGAGAAATTCTTTTATTAGAAAATTTACGTTTTTACGAAGAAGAGAAAAAAGGTGATGTTGCTTTTGCAGAAAAACTATCTAAATTAGGTGATATTTATGTAAATGATGCTTTTGGTACTGCACACAGAGCACACGCATCAACAACTATTATTGCTCAATTTTTTGAAGATAATAAATGTTTTGGAAGCTTATTAGCAAGAGAAATTGAAAGTATAGATAAAGTTTTAAATAACTCAGAAAAACCAGTTTTAGCAATTTTAGGTGGAGCAAAAGTATCATCAAAAATTACAGTTATCGAAAATATTTTAGATAAAGTAGATCATCTAATTATTGGTGGTGGTATGACTTTTACTTTTGTTAAAGCACAAGGTGGTTCTGTTGGAGATTCTATTTGCGAAGATGATAAAATGGAATTAGCGCTAGATATTTTAAAACAAGCCAAAGAAAAAGGTGTTGAAGTTCATATTCCTGTTGATGTTATTGCTGCTGATGATTTTAGTAATACTGCAAATACACAAGTTTTAGATGTTACTCAAATTCCTGATGGATGGCAAGGTTTAGATGCTGGACCAAAATCTTTAGCAATTTTTGATGAAGTAGTTAACAAATCGAAAACTATTTTATGGAATGGACCTTTAGGTGTTTTTGAAATGGAATCTTTTGCAAAAGGTACTATTGCTCTTGGGCATTCTATTGATAACTCTACCAAAAATGGAGCATTTTCTTTAGTTGGTGGTGGCGATTCTGTTGCTGCTGTTAAACAATTTGGTTTTGCAGATAAAGTAAGTTATGTTTCTACTGGTGGTGGAGCAATGTTAGAAATGTTAGAAGGTAAATCTTTACCTGGTATAGAAGCGATTTTAAAGTAA
- a CDS encoding aldo/keto reductase gives MKYTTLPNTDVKVSKICLGTMTWGKQNTQQEGFEQMDYALEQGVNFFDTAELYAVPARPETYGATEEIIGNWFKKTGNRDKVILTSKIAGAGAYTAHIRENGFAKEALIEAVDGSLKRLQTDYIDLYQLHWPTRGVNTFGVRDYPYKTSAKEAENHLEILETLNDFIKQGKIKHIGLSNETPWGTMKYLQTSENHNLPRPVTIQNSYSLVHRGYEVGMSEVSLRENIGLLAYSPLAQGVLTGKYLRGKKPADARGILFPNYILRYQTDLVESAVLKYEDLAKKHGLTLAELSLAYINQLPFVTANIIGATKMNQLKENINSIHIDLSDEILEEIEAIHKLIPNPAP, from the coding sequence ATGAAATACACAACATTACCAAATACAGATGTAAAAGTTTCTAAAATATGTTTAGGAACAATGACTTGGGGTAAACAAAATACACAACAAGAAGGTTTTGAACAAATGGATTATGCCTTAGAACAAGGAGTTAATTTTTTTGATACTGCAGAATTATACGCTGTACCTGCAAGACCAGAAACGTATGGTGCTACAGAAGAAATTATAGGAAATTGGTTTAAAAAAACAGGTAATAGAGATAAAGTAATTTTAACTAGTAAAATTGCTGGTGCTGGTGCTTACACAGCTCACATTAGAGAAAATGGTTTTGCTAAAGAAGCTCTAATAGAAGCTGTTGATGGTAGCTTAAAAAGGTTACAAACAGATTATATAGATTTGTATCAATTGCATTGGCCAACAAGAGGTGTAAATACTTTTGGAGTTCGAGATTACCCATATAAAACTTCAGCAAAAGAAGCAGAAAATCATTTAGAGATTCTAGAAACTTTAAACGATTTTATAAAACAAGGAAAAATTAAACACATTGGTTTATCTAATGAAACCCCTTGGGGAACAATGAAATATTTACAAACTTCTGAAAACCATAATTTACCAAGACCTGTAACCATTCAGAATTCATATTCTCTAGTACATAGAGGTTATGAGGTGGGAATGAGCGAAGTTTCTTTAAGAGAAAATATTGGTTTATTAGCTTATTCTCCTTTAGCACAAGGTGTATTAACAGGTAAATATTTAAGAGGCAAAAAACCTGCTGATGCAAGAGGAATTTTATTCCCAAATTATATTTTAAGATACCAAACAGATTTAGTTGAATCTGCTGTTTTAAAATACGAAGATTTAGCAAAAAAACACGGTTTAACTTTAGCTGAACTATCTTTAGCTTATATAAATCAATTGCCATTTGTTACTGCAAACATTATTGGAGCAACAAAAATGAATCAATTAAAAGAAAATATAAATTCTATACATATTGATTTATCTGATGAAATTTTAGAAGAGATTGAAGCAATTCATAAATTAATACCTAATCCTGCACCATAA
- a CDS encoding type II toxin-antitoxin system RelE family toxin, which yields MEIIYLESLVKDLKKIKDKKLLNNLAKVFLNLEETDDLFGISSVKKMSGHPEAYRIRIGDYRLGFYYSDKKIEIARFLKRNDIYKVFP from the coding sequence ATGGAGATAATTTACCTAGAGAGTTTAGTTAAAGATTTAAAAAAAATAAAAGACAAAAAGTTATTAAACAATTTGGCAAAAGTTTTTTTAAATCTTGAAGAAACAGATGATTTATTCGGAATTTCTAGTGTAAAAAAAATGTCTGGTCATCCAGAAGCCTACAGAATTAGAATTGGTGATTATAGATTAGGTTTTTACTATTCTGATAAAAAAATAGAAATCGCTCGTTTCTTGAAGCGAAATGATATTTATAAAGTATTTCCTTAA